The following are encoded together in the Bactrocera neohumeralis isolate Rockhampton chromosome 6, APGP_CSIRO_Bneo_wtdbg2-racon-allhic-juicebox.fasta_v2, whole genome shotgun sequence genome:
- the LOC126762700 gene encoding uncharacterized protein LOC126762700, with amino-acid sequence MSSNEDSLSLYTVEQLKSWLRSLKHKTTGSKAELIVRLQKIPEELRGNFRNSVVDVDADVDCTQAIIAEKEQADEINEGASSINITEECGEFSNGIVPQYDASNQTSVEKKQKECDANEWRLLKIELELLKRECELKKMENELLMREKEQLRNSDNQTKNISNKQKFADVKELISEFSGSGECLKLWQAQLKNIQSVYQLDDNNLRALIANKLKGNALKWLHSRDDLILMPIDKFLKEMSSLFEEKTSNLMLKKKFEIRQWLTTESFREYFQEKLILANRILIGEDELVEYLIDGIPDNTLRSQAKMQRFHDKYELLEAFRNIQLPRYISKKMTADNQHEQSNNGQQTTRVVRCYNCNSVGHLASVCRKPKRELGACHVCAEVGHLAANCPQRKSRPVQHVTELMEGDEYDH; translated from the exons ATGTCATCAAACGAGGATTCGCTTAGTTTATACACAGTTGAACAATTAAAATCATGGTTGCGTTCGCTCAAACATAAAACAACAGGTAGTAAAGCCGAACTAATTGTTCGCCTACAAAAAATTCCTGAGGAGCTTCGTGGAAATTTTCGAAACTCCGTGGTTGACGTTGACGCTGACGTTGACTGTACGCAAGCCATCATTGCGGAAAAAGAACAAGCTGATGAAATCAACGAAGGAGCGAGCAGTATAAACATCACCGAGGAGTGTGGTGAATTTAGCAATGGGATTGTACCACAATATGACGCAAGTAATCAAACGAGTgttgaaaagaaacaaaaagagTGTGATGCAAACGAGTGGCGACTTTTAAAAATCGAATTAGAATTGTTGAAGCGTGAGTGTGAACTAAAGAAGATGGAAAATGAACTTCTAATGAGAGAAAAAGAACAGTTGAGAAATAGTgataatcaaacaaaaaacatttccaATAAGCAAAAGTTCGCAGATGTTAAAGAACTTATATCTGAATTTTCTGGTAGTGGTGAATGCCTTAAGCTATGGCAAGCACAACTAAAAAATATCCAGAGTGTTTACCAACTTGATGATAACAACCTAAGAGcattaattgcaaataaattaaaaggcaATGCGCTAAAGTGGTTACATTCTCGAGATGACTTGATTTTAATGCCAATCGACAAGTTCTTAAAGGAAATGAGCTCGctgtttgaagaaaaaacaagcAATTTGATGCTaaagaaaaagtttgaaatcaGGCAGTGGTTGACTACCGAATCGTTTCGAGAATATTTCCAAGAAAAACTAATTCTGGCAAATAGAATTCTAATTGGTGAAGATGAACTTGTAGAATATCTAATTGATGGTATTCCGGATAACACTTTACGTTCGCAAGCTAAAATGCAACGATTTCATGACAAATATGAATTGTTAGAAGCGTTTAGAAATATTCAATTGCCACGATATATATCAAAGAAAATGACAGCAGACAATCAACATGAGCAGTCGAATAATGGACAACAAACAACAAGAGTCGTGAGATGCTACAATTGCAACTCCGTTGGCCATTTAGCAAGTGTATGCCGAAAACCCAAACGAGAGCTTGGTGCTTGTCATGTATGCGCTGAAGTTGGCCATTTAGCAGCAAATTGTCCACAAAGGAAGAGCCGCCCTGTACAACATGTCACAGAATTGATGGAAGGCGATGAATAT GATCATTAA